A portion of the Macaca mulatta isolate MMU2019108-1 chromosome 4, T2T-MMU8v2.0, whole genome shotgun sequence genome contains these proteins:
- the GMNN gene encoding geminin isoform X1, translating into MNPSMKQKQEEIKENVKNSSIQRRTLKMIQPSASGSLVGRENELSTGLSKRKHRNDQLTSTTSSPGVIVPESSENKNLGGVTQESFDLMIKENPSSQYWKEVAEKRRKALYEALKENEKLHKEIEQKDNEIARLKKENKELAEVAEHVQYMAELIERLNGEPLDKFESLDNQEFDSEEDTVEDSVGEDSEIGTCAEGIVSSSTDAEPCL; encoded by the exons ATGAATCCCAGTATGAAGCAGAAACaagaagaaatcaaagagaaTGTAAAG AATAGTTCTATCCAAAGAAGAACTCTGAAGATGATTCAGCCTTCTGCATCTGGATCTCTTGTTGGAAGAGAAAATGAG CTGTCCACAGGCTTATCCAAAAGGAAACATCGGAATGACCAGTTAACATCTACAACTTCCAGCCCTGGGGTTATTGTTCCAGAATctagtgaaaataaaaatcttggagGAGTCACCCAGGAGTCATTTGATCTTATGATTAAAG aaaatccaTCCTCTCAATATTGGAAAGAAGTGGCAGAAAAACGGAGGAAGGCGCTGTATGAAGCACttaaggaaaatgagaaa CTTCATAAAGAAATCGAACAAAAGGACAACGAAATTGCCCGCctgaaaaaggagaacaaagaattGGCAGAAGTAGCAGAACATGTACAGTATATGGCAGAGCTAATAGAG AGACTGAATGGTGAACCTCTGGATAAATTTGAATCACTGGATAATCAGGAATTTGATTCTGAAGAAGATACTGTTGAGGATTCTGTAGGGGAAGACTCAGAAATTGGCACATGTGCTGAAGGAATTGTATCTTCCTCTACGGATGCAGAGCCATGTCTATGA
- the GMNN gene encoding geminin (The RefSeq protein has 1 substitution compared to this genomic sequence), whose protein sequence is MNPSMKQKQEEIKENVKNSSIQRRTLKMIQPSASGSLVGRENELSTGLSKRKHRNDQLTSTTSSPGVIVPESSENKNLGGVTQESFDLMIKENPSSQYWKEVAEKRRKALYEALKENEKLHKEIEQKDNEIARLKKENKELAEVAEHVQYMAELIERLNGEPLDKFESLDNQEFDSEEDTVEDSVGEDSEIGTCAEGIVSSSTDAKPCL, encoded by the exons ATGAATCCCAGTATGAAGCAGAAACaagaagaaatcaaagagaaTGTAAAG AATAGTTCTATCCAAAGAAGAACTCTGAAGATGATTCAGCCTTCTGCATCTGGATCTCTTGTTGGAAGAGAAAATGAG CTGTCCACAGGCTTATCCAAAAGGAAACATCGGAATGACCAGTTAACATCTACAACTTCCAGCCCTGGGGTTATTGTTCCAGAATctagtgaaaataaaaatcttggagGAGTCACCCAGGAGTCATTTGATCTTATGATTAAAG aaaatccaTCCTCTCAATATTGGAAAGAAGTGGCAGAAAAACGGAGGAAGGCGCTGTATGAAGCACttaaggaaaatgagaaa CTTCATAAAGAAATCGAACAAAAGGACAACGAAATTGCCCGCctgaaaaaggagaacaaagaattGGCAGAAGTAGCAGAACATGTACAGTATATGGCAGAGCTAATAGAG AGACTGAATGGTGAACCTCTGGATAAATTTGAATCACTGGATAATCAGGAATTTGATTCTGAAGAAGATACTGTTGAGGATTCTGTAGGGGAAGACTCAGAAATTGGCACATGTGCTGAAGGAATTGTATCTTCCTCTACGGATGCAGAGCCATGTCTATGA